The following coding sequences are from one Macaca nemestrina isolate mMacNem1 chromosome 1, mMacNem.hap1, whole genome shotgun sequence window:
- the LOC105498329 gene encoding fibronectin type III domain-containing protein 10, giving the protein MRAPPLLLLLAACAPPPCAAAAPTPPGWEPAPDAPWCPYKVLPEGPEAGGGRLCFRSPARGFRCQAPACTLHAPAGRSLRASVLRNRSVLLQWRLAPAAARRVRAFALNCSWRGAYTRFPCERVLLGASCRDYLLPDVHDGVLYRLCLQPLPLRAGPAAPAPEPPEPAECVEFTAEPAGMQDIVVAMTAVGGSICVMLVVICLLVAYITENLMRPALARPGLRRHP; this is encoded by the coding sequence ATGCGCGCcccgccgctgctgctgctgctggccgcCTGCGCGCCGCCGCCCTGCGCCGCGGCCGCCCCGACGCCGCCGGGCTGGGAGCCGGCCCCCGACGCGCCCTGGTGCCCCTACAAGGTGCTGCCCGAGGGCCCCGAGGCGGGCGGCGGGCGCCTGTGCTTCCGCAGCCCCGCGCGCGGCTTCCGCTGCCAGGCTCCGGCCTGCACGCTGCACGCCCCGGCCGGCCGCTCCCTGCGCGCCAGCGTCCTGCGCAACCGCAGCGTCCTCCTGCAGTGGCGCCTGGCCCCGGCCGCCGCGCGCCGCGTGCGCGCCTTCGCGCTCAACTGCTCATGGCGCGGCGCCTACACGCGCTTCCCGTGCGAGCGCGTGCTCCTCGGGGCCTCCTGCCGCGACTACCTGCTGCCCGACGTGCACGACGGCGTCCTCTACCGCCTGTGCCTGCAGCCGCTGCCGCTGCGCGCTGGGCCCGCCGCCCCCGCGCCAGAGCCCCCCGAGCCCGCCGAGTGCGTAGAGTTCACCGCCGAGCCGGCCGGCATGCAGGACATCGTGGTGGCCATGACGGCGGTGGGCGGCTCCATCTGCGTCATGCTGGTGGTCATCTGCCTGCTGGTGGCCTACATCACCGAGAACCTCATGCGCCCGGCCCTCGCGCGCCCCGGCCTGCGCAGACACCCCTGA